Sequence from the Acidobacteriota bacterium genome:
CGCGTCTGGACGAGGAGATCGAAAACCTGGGCGTCATGGGGTTCGCCGAGGTCGACGCCGTTCCCGACTTCGAAGAGGGCGCGATCGCGGTCGCGCAGAGCAACGGCATCGCCGGCATCCACTCGAATACCGTCATGTTCGGCTGGAGCGAGAAGCCGGAGCGGAGAGCGGCGACTCTTCGGATCGTCCGGCGCCTGGCGATGCTCGGGAAGTCGTCCGTCATCGCACGCCTCGCCGGATCGCCCGGCGGGGGCCGGCGGCAGGAGATCCACGTCTGGTGGGGAGGGCTGCAGCGGAACGGCGATCTCCTGCTGATGTTCGCCCATCTGCTGTCGCGAAACCCGGAGTGGAGGCGGGCGCGGATCGGCGTGATGAGCATCGCGACGAACGAGATGATGGCGGAACGCAACCGCTCCGCCCTCGGGCGCATGCTACGGGCGGTTCGCATCGACGCCGAGACGAAGGTGATCCTGAAGCCGGAAGGCCGGCCGGTCATCGAACTGATCCACGAGGTCTCGCGCGGTGCGGACGTCGTCCTGATGGGGCTGCGCGAGGTCGAGGCGGGACGCGAGCGCGAGTATGCGGGCCGGCTCGAGGAGCTGGCCTCGGGACTCGGCACGGTGCTGTTCGTCCGGAATGCCGGGGCGTTCGCGGGGGCACTGCTCGGCAGTGCCGGCGAGGAAGGCGCGGCATGAGCCGGGATCAGTCTTCCTCCGGAGGAGTCCGGCGTTCCCGTTTGAGCGCCGACCGGCGCTTTTTCTCGGCGAGCCGCCGGGCGCGGGCGGCCGGCGGCGGCGACGTCGCCACCCGCGGCCGGCGAGGCGCCAGCGCCGCGGTGAGGATCGCGATCATCCGCTCGAGCGCGTCCTCCCGGTTCCGGTGTTGGCTCCGTGTCCGCTGGGAACGGACCGCCAGCACCCCTGGCGGGTCGAGCCTGCCGGCGAGCCGCTCCAGCAGGCGGGCCCGGACCGGATCGGGAAGGCTGGGCGACCCCGCGATGTCGAACCGCAGTTCCACGCGGGTGTGGGCGCGGTTCACGTGCTGGCCGCCGGGCCCGCTGGCCGGGCCGAACATGAACTGGATCTCGGCCAGCGGGATCCGCACGCCTCCGGGAAGTTCGATGAAGCGTCGCGGCACGGTGACATGCTATGACACCGGCGGGCTTCCCGCTTCCGGGGGATGCGGATGAAGGTGCTCGTCACCGGTGGAACGGGGTTTGTCGGAAGGCGCCTGTCGGAGGCGCTGGCGCGGCGCGGGGACGAGGTGCACGTGGCGTCCCGGCGCCCCGAGGCGGCGCGGCGCGCCGTGCCGGGGGCGAAGGCCGTCCATCCCTGGCCGCCGCCGGCGCCCGAAGCCCTTCCCAGCGGACTCGACGCCGCCGTCAATCTCGCCGGCGAACCGGTTGCAGGACGTTGGACCGCACGCCGCCGGCGCGCCATCCGCGACAGCCGGATCGCCGGAACGGCGGCGCTGGTGGGGGCGCTCGGACGCCAGGACCGCCCACCTGAGGTGCTGCTGTCGGCGAGCGCCGTCGGCTACTACGGCGACCGCGGCGAGGAGGTGGTCGGGGAAGAGGTCGGGCCGGGTGGAGATTTCCTCGCGCGGCTGTGCCGGGACTGGGAAGCCGAGGCGAGAGCCGCGGAGCGGTGGGGGGCACGCGTGGCGCTCCTGCGGTTCGGGATCGTCCTGGGAGCGGAAGGGGGCGCCTTGCCGCCGATGATGCGGGCCCACCGCCTCGGGCTCGGAGGGCGCCTGGGAAGCGGGCGCCAGTGGTGGGCTTGGGTGCACGTCGACGACGCCGTGCGGCTGATTCTCCACGTCCTGGACGGCGATCTGGCGGGCCCGGTCAACGTGACGGCGCCGCACCCCGTTCGCCAGGCGGACTTCAGCCGGCGCCTCGCCGAGGCGCTTCACCGTCCGGCCTTCCTTTGGACCCCGCGATGGGCGCTTTTCGCCGCGGTCGGGGGATTCGCTGCGGAGCTGGTCGCCAGCCGCCGGGCGGTGCCCCGCGCCGCTGAGAGATCCGGGTTCCTGTTCCGTTTCGATACGATCGACCGGGCTTTCGGCGATCTCCTGGATCAGCGGTCCTGAACGGCAATTGCCGGTGCTGACCGCCCTCTTTATTCATTCCTCAGATGGCGGTCTCCTGCCTCGGCAAGTACGAGATCCGCGGCGAGCTCGGGCGCGGAGCGATGGGTGTCGTCTACCGCGCCTACGACACCATCCTCGAGCGCGAAGTTGCGCTCAAGACGATGGTCCTGCCGGGAGGAAAGGGATCGGAAGAAGACACCCTCCGATTCCTGCGGGAAGCCAAGGCCGCGGGGCGCCTCCACCACCCCAACATCGTCACGATTCACGAGCTCGGCGAGGAAGAGGGCCGGCCCTTCATCGCGATGGAGCTGATGGAGGGTACCGATCTGGGCCGCCTCATCGCCTCCGGGGACTTGCCGCCGATCGACCGCCGGATCCAGATCGTGGCCCAGATCTGCGATGGCCTCGACTTCGCGCACCGCGCCGGCATCGTTCATCGCGACATCAAGCCGGCCAACATCTTCCTCACCTCCACCGGCGCGGTGAAGATCCTCGATTTCGGGGTGGCGAAGCTGGCCAGCTCGGAGGCCACGCGGACGGGAACGATCATCGGGACCGTCGACTACATGTCCCCGGAACAGGTCAGGGCGCAGAAGGACCTCGACGGGAGGTCGGATCTGTTCGCCGCCGGGGTGATCCTCTACGAGCTTCTCTTCGGCCGGCGTCCTTTCTCCGGCGAACACATCGGCGTGACACTGCACCGGATCCTCAACGAGCCCCCTGCCGGCTTCGATCGCCTCGCCACGGTGCTGCCCCCGCGGCTGGCGCGCCTGGTCGCCAAGTCGCTCGCCAAGGATCGGGAGAAGCGGTTCCGGACGGCCCGCGAAATGAAGCGAGAGCTCGACGCCGTCGGCAAGGAGCTCGCCGGGGACCGAGCGCGGCAGCTTCAAGAGCGCATCGCGCGGGCGCTGTCGGGAGAAGCTACCGTTCGAACCGGCCTGCCCGACGAAGACGCGACGATCGCGGAGCCGCCGCCCGTCCGCAGGCGCCGCTGGACAGCCGCACTGCTCGGTAGCCTGGCGATCGCCGCCGGAATCGCGGGGTTGTGGTACACGGCCGGGTCGCGCTCGGGCGCGCCTGACGTGCCGCTGTCGATCGAGCGCCACCCGCCGCAGCGCCGTCCCGAGCGCCCCGTGGCGAGCGGAGCCGAGCCGGGCCGGCGGTCCAGGACCGCGCCGGGGCTCCGCCGCGGACCCGCGCCCGCGCCTCCCGCGAGAGGGAGCGCAGCCGCCGAGGGGAAGGCGGATCGCCGCTCCGGCACCGGGAAGGATCGCTCTCGGGCCGACGGACGCCCGGCGGCGGCGCCGGCGACCGCCCCGCGGAGAGCCGGCCGGCCAGCCGCGCCGCCTCCGCCCGGCCGACTGCGCCTGGACGTCACACCCTGGGCCAGGGTGCTCGCGATCCGGAGGCTGGACGATGGGAGCGTCCTGCCCGCGGGCCAGCTCGTGCCGGGAGAGCTCGTCCTGCCCCCGGGCCGCTACGCGATCGAACTCGCCCACCCGTCGGCGGTCGATCCGCTCACGATCGAAGCCGAAGTCCGCGCGAGGGATCGAACGGTCCTCGCCCGGCCGATGGGTGTCGGAGGGTTCGCCCGGTGGATCGAAGAAAACCTCTCGCGTGAGGGTGTGGTGCTGGAGGAAGAATGAGCCCGACCAGGATGATCCGCTGTGCCGTCTGGTGTCTCGGGGCCGCTGTCGCGTCGTCGGCCGGCGCCCTCGCGCTCACGGACGAGGAAATCTTCCGCGACTTCCCGTTCAACCTGCAGAACCCCGGCGGCCGCGCCCTGGGGATCGGCGGGGCCTTCATCTCGCTCGCCGACGACTCCAGCGCGGCCCAGGCGAACCCCGCGGGCCTCGCCCGGTTGCGGCGGCCGGAACTGTTCGCCGAGTTGAGGGCCTTCTCGCACGATGCCTCGGCGACGCGGATCAGCGTGCCGCTCGACACCAACGTGTTCACCGGGACGCTCGCCGCGGGGGCCGACGTCGATCCGGCGGGGGCGGTCCGGCCGGCTTTCCTGTCGTACGTGCTTCCGGGACGCCTCGTGTCGTTCGGCTTTTCCCGGATGGAGAGCCTCGATGTCAGGGCCCGGGCGAAGAACTCGTTCAGCGTGACCGGCCTGCGGCGCGTCTTCGACGTCGGGCCGGACGGTCGGCCCGTTCCGGCCGGCACGGAGGTGGTCGATCAAGAAGCCATCGCGGAAGCCGATGTGGCGACGAAGATCGAGCAGTACAACGTCGCCGTTTCCGTCGCACTCCACCGGCGGTTTTCCATCGGTCTGACGGCCGTCTTCGGCAGAATCGACATCGACGGAAGGACGGACAATCTCTTCCGAGACCGAAGTGTCACCGACTCCGTTCCGGTCCTCGACTATGCCACGCGTATCGACGATTCCGACACGGCTCTCGGGGCGAACGTGGGGATCCTGTGGCGTCCGACCGACCACCTGAGCTTCGGAGCCGTTTACCGGCGTGGCCTCCGGTTCGAGGTCAGAGAAACCGTGCCGGAGGTGGGTGCCAACGCGCCATCCGTGCGGGAGCAGTTCGGCGCCGAATTCGCCAACAAGATCGCGACGCCGGACTCCTACGGAATCGGGGTCGCGTTTCGCCCGACGGAGCCTCTGACCTTCTTCCTCGACGCGGTGCGTGTGGA
This genomic interval carries:
- a CDS encoding aminoacyl-tRNA hydrolase; this translates as MFGPASGPGGQHVNRAHTRVELRFDIAGSPSLPDPVRARLLERLAGRLDPPGVLAVRSQRTRSQHRNREDALERMIAILTAALAPRRPRVATSPPPAARARRLAEKKRRSALKRERRTPPEED
- a CDS encoding TIGR01777 family protein; protein product: MKVLVTGGTGFVGRRLSEALARRGDEVHVASRRPEAARRAVPGAKAVHPWPPPAPEALPSGLDAAVNLAGEPVAGRWTARRRRAIRDSRIAGTAALVGALGRQDRPPEVLLSASAVGYYGDRGEEVVGEEVGPGGDFLARLCRDWEAEARAAERWGARVALLRFGIVLGAEGGALPPMMRAHRLGLGGRLGSGRQWWAWVHVDDAVRLILHVLDGDLAGPVNVTAPHPVRQADFSRRLAEALHRPAFLWTPRWALFAAVGGFAAELVASRRAVPRAAERSGFLFRFDTIDRAFGDLLDQRS
- a CDS encoding serine/threonine protein kinase; amino-acid sequence: MAVSCLGKYEIRGELGRGAMGVVYRAYDTILEREVALKTMVLPGGKGSEEDTLRFLREAKAAGRLHHPNIVTIHELGEEEGRPFIAMELMEGTDLGRLIASGDLPPIDRRIQIVAQICDGLDFAHRAGIVHRDIKPANIFLTSTGAVKILDFGVAKLASSEATRTGTIIGTVDYMSPEQVRAQKDLDGRSDLFAAGVILYELLFGRRPFSGEHIGVTLHRILNEPPAGFDRLATVLPPRLARLVAKSLAKDREKRFRTAREMKRELDAVGKELAGDRARQLQERIARALSGEATVRTGLPDEDATIAEPPPVRRRRWTAALLGSLAIAAGIAGLWYTAGSRSGAPDVPLSIERHPPQRRPERPVASGAEPGRRSRTAPGLRRGPAPAPPARGSAAAEGKADRRSGTGKDRSRADGRPAAAPATAPRRAGRPAAPPPPGRLRLDVTPWARVLAIRRLDDGSVLPAGQLVPGELVLPPGRYAIELAHPSAVDPLTIEAEVRARDRTVLARPMGVGGFARWIEENLSREGVVLEEE